A single region of the Brachypodium distachyon strain Bd21 chromosome 3, Brachypodium_distachyon_v3.0, whole genome shotgun sequence genome encodes:
- the LOC106866518 gene encoding tyrosine-sulfated glycopeptide receptor 1 isoform X2 has product MEHSLSCHLQPLPGLCSIPPGLGDCSMLRVLKAGYNNLSGKLPDELFNATSLEYLSFPNNHLHGVLDDTHIIDLRNLVTLDLGGNNFSGKLPDYIGQLKKLEEFHLDRNMMSGELPSSLSNCTNLITIDLKNNQFTGELTKVNFSNLTNLKTLDLWSNNFIGTVPESMYSCSNLTALRLSNNSLHGQLSSRIGNLKYLSFLSLGKNNFTNITNALQILKSSKKLTTLLIGHNFQGEILPQDETIGGFENLQVLDIEGCNFTGKIPLWISRVTNLEMLLLNSNQLTGSIPEWINSLSNLFFVDVSDNSLTGEIPLTLMEMPMLKSTENAINLDPRVFELPVYNGPSLQYRVLTSFPTVLNLSKNNFTGLIPPEIGQLKVLAVLDFSFNKLSGQIPRSICNLTNLQVLDLSSNNLTGSIPAALNSLHFLSAFNISNNDLEGPIPSGGQFHTFENSSFDGNPKLCGSMLTHKCGSTSIPTSSTKRDKVVFAIAFSVLFGGITILLLLGCLIVSVRMKGFTAKNRRENNGDVEATSSYSSSEQILVVTWLPQGKGEENKLNFTDILRATDNFDKENIIGSGGYGLVYKADLPDGSKLAIKKLHGEMCLMEREFSAEVDALSMARHENLVPLWGYCIQGNSRFLIYSYMENGSLDDWLHNRDDDATSFLDWPIRLKIAQGASMGLSYIHDVCKPHIVHRDIKSSNILLDKEFKAYVADFGLARLILPNKTHVTTELVGTMGYIPPEYGQAWVSTLRGDMYSFGVVLLELLTGRRPVPVLSTSKELVPWVLQMRSEGKQIEVLDPKLQGTGYEEQMLKVLEAACKCVDNDQFRRPTIMEVVSCLANIEGDLQTQKLAKTG; this is encoded by the exons ATGGAACACTCCTTGAGCTGCCATCTTCAACCCCTGCCCGGCCTCTGCAG CATTCCCCCAGGGCTTGGTGATTGCTCCATGCTGAGAGTGCTCAAGGCCGGCTATAACAACCTCAGTGGAAAACTCCCGGATGAACTCTTTAATGCTACTTCATTGGAATACCTGTCTTTTCCTAACAATCATTTACATGGAGTGCTTGATGACACACACATAATCGACCTCAGAAATCTTGTAACCCTTGATCTTGGAGGGAACAACTTCAGTGGCAAGCTTCCAGATTATATAGGTCAGCTCAAGAAATTGGAGGAGTTCCATTTGGACCGCAACATGATGTCAGGGGAGCTGCCATCTTCTCTGAGCAACTGCACAAATCTCATAACAATTGACCTCAAGAACAACCAGTTCACTGGAGAACTCACCAAGGTCAATTTCTCCAACCTGACCAATTTAAAAACTTTAGATCTTTGGTCAAACAACTTCATCGGTACAGTTCCAGAAAGCATGTACTCATGCAGCAATCTGACTGCACTGCGTCTATCTAACAACAGCTTACATGGGCAGCTCTCATCGAGAATAGGCAATCTGAAGTATCTGTCCTTCTTGTCACTTGGTAAAAACAATTTCACAAACATCACAAATGCACTTCAGATCCTTAAGAGCAGTAAGAAACTTACCACCCTACTTATTGGGCACAACTTCCAGGGAGAAATCCTGCCACAGGATGAAACTATTGGTGGTTTTGAGAATCTTCAGGTTTTGGACATTGAAGGTTGCAACTTTACCGGGAAAATACCCCTATGGATATCAAGGGTCACAAATTTGGAGATGTTACTTTTAAATAGCAACCAGCTCACTGGATCAATACCAGAATGGATCAATTCCTTAAGCAATCTCTTCTTTGTGGATGTGTCAGACAACAGTCTTACAGGAGAAATCCCGTTAACCCTGATGGAGATGCCAATGTTAAAATCAACTGAGAATGCAATTAATTTGGACCCAAGGGTCTTTGAGTTGCCTGTTTATAATGGTCCATCACTTCAATACCGTGTGCTTACATCTTTCCCAACAGTGTTGAATCTAAGCAAGAACAACTTCACGGGTTTGATTCCCCCGGAGATTGGTCAGTTGAAAGTGCTTGCTGTACTTGATTTCAGCTTCAACAAGTTATCTGGACAGATCCCAAGATCGATTTGCAACCTAACAAACTTGCAGGTGCTAGATTTGTCCAGCAACAATCTGACAGGTAGTATCCCAGCTGCATTGAACAGTCTGCACTTCCTTTCAGCATTCAACATTTCAAACAATGACCTAGAAGGGCCAATTCCATCTGGAGGACAATTTCATACATTTGAGAACTCTAGTTTCGATGGGAATCCAAAGCTGTGTGGTTCTATGCTCACTCACAAATGTGGTTCAACCTCAATACCTACATCCTCCACAAAACGAGATAAGGTTGTTTTTGCAATTGCATTTAGCGTGTTGTTTGGAGGCATCACTATTCTTTTGTTGCTGGGGTGTCTCATTGTCTCAGTCAGGATGAAGGGTTTTACAGCAAAAAATAGAAGAGAGAATAATGGAGATGTTGAGGCAACTTCATCCTACTCCAGTTCAGAGCAAATATTAGTGGTGACGTGGTTGCCACAAGGCaagggagaagaaaacaagctaAACTTCACCGACATTTTGAGAGCAACGGACAACTTTGATAAGGAGAACATCATTGGATCTGGAGGTTATGGATTAGTCTACAAGGCAGATCTACCTGATGGATCCAAACTGGCAATCAAAAAGCTCCATGGTGAAATGTGTCTGATGGAAAGGGAGTTCAGTGCAGAGGTTGATGCACTCTCCATGGCACGACATGAAAATCTTGTACCACTGTGGGGTTACTGCATCCAGGGAAACTCAAGGTTCCTCATATATTCCTACATGGAGAATGGCAGCCTGGATGATTGGCTTCATAACAGGGATGACGATGCTACCTCATTTCTTGACTGGCCAATAAGGCTCAAGATCGCACAAGGAGCAAGCATGGGCCTTTCTTATATCCATGATGTTTGCAAGCCTCATATTGTCCACCGTGACATCAAATCCAGTAACATCCTGCTGGACAAAGAATTTAAAGCTTATGTTGCAGATTTTGGACTAGCCAGATTGATCCTTCCTAACAAAACTCACGTCACAACTGAGCTGGTTGGCACTATGGGTTACATTCCTCCTGAGTATGGGCAAGCATGGGTTTCAACGTTGAGAGGTGATATGTACAGTTTCGGAGTAGTCCTGCTTGAGCTGCTCACAGGAAGGCGACCTGTTCCAGTCCTGTCTACATCAAAAGAACTTGTCCCATGGGTTCTACAGATGAGGTCTGAGGGAAAGCAGATTGAGGTCCTGGATCCAAAACTTCAAGGAACAGGGTACGAAGAGCAAATGCTAAAGGTTCTTGAAGCCGCCTGCAAGTGCGTTGACAATGATCAATTCAGGAGGCCAACTATCATGGAAGTAGTCTCCTGCCTGGCCAATATAGAGGGTGATTTGCAGACACAAAAATTGGCCAAGACAGGCTGA
- the LOC106866518 gene encoding tyrosine-sulfated glycopeptide receptor 1 isoform X1 yields the protein MQTLHFSNKTYSKKLHIPSVGLALVLLISLASPTSSCTEQEKGSLLQFLAGLSKDGDLAASWQDGTDCCDWEGIACRQDKTVTDVLLASKGLEGHISESLGNLTRLQHLNLSHNSLSGGLPLELVSSSSILVIDVSFNQLNGTLLELPSSTPARPLQVLNVSSNLFAGQFPSTTWKAMENLITLNASNNSFSGPIPTEFCNSSQFFTVLDLCLNKFNGSIPPGLGDCSMLRVLKAGYNNLSGKLPDELFNATSLEYLSFPNNHLHGVLDDTHIIDLRNLVTLDLGGNNFSGKLPDYIGQLKKLEEFHLDRNMMSGELPSSLSNCTNLITIDLKNNQFTGELTKVNFSNLTNLKTLDLWSNNFIGTVPESMYSCSNLTALRLSNNSLHGQLSSRIGNLKYLSFLSLGKNNFTNITNALQILKSSKKLTTLLIGHNFQGEILPQDETIGGFENLQVLDIEGCNFTGKIPLWISRVTNLEMLLLNSNQLTGSIPEWINSLSNLFFVDVSDNSLTGEIPLTLMEMPMLKSTENAINLDPRVFELPVYNGPSLQYRVLTSFPTVLNLSKNNFTGLIPPEIGQLKVLAVLDFSFNKLSGQIPRSICNLTNLQVLDLSSNNLTGSIPAALNSLHFLSAFNISNNDLEGPIPSGGQFHTFENSSFDGNPKLCGSMLTHKCGSTSIPTSSTKRDKVVFAIAFSVLFGGITILLLLGCLIVSVRMKGFTAKNRRENNGDVEATSSYSSSEQILVVTWLPQGKGEENKLNFTDILRATDNFDKENIIGSGGYGLVYKADLPDGSKLAIKKLHGEMCLMEREFSAEVDALSMARHENLVPLWGYCIQGNSRFLIYSYMENGSLDDWLHNRDDDATSFLDWPIRLKIAQGASMGLSYIHDVCKPHIVHRDIKSSNILLDKEFKAYVADFGLARLILPNKTHVTTELVGTMGYIPPEYGQAWVSTLRGDMYSFGVVLLELLTGRRPVPVLSTSKELVPWVLQMRSEGKQIEVLDPKLQGTGYEEQMLKVLEAACKCVDNDQFRRPTIMEVVSCLANIEGDLQTQKLAKTG from the coding sequence ATGCAGACACTCCATTTTTCCAACAAAACATACAGCAAGAAATTGCACATACCTTCCGTTGGCCTAGCTCTCGTTCTGCTGATCTCCTTGGCTTCTCCTACCAGTTCCTGCACGGAGCAGGAGAAGGGCTCCCTCCTCCAGTTCCTCGCCGGGCTCTCAAAGGATGGTGACCTCGCTGCATCCTGGCAGGATGGCACAGATTGCTGCGACTGGGAAGGGATCGCCTGCAGGCAAGATAAGACAGTCACCGATGTCTTGCTGGCTTCAAAGGGACTTGAGGGGCACATCTCAGAGTCCCTTGGGAACCTCACCAGGCTCCAGCACCTTAACCTCTCCCACAACTCCTTGTCCGGTGGTCTGCCGCTGGAATTGGTGTCTTCCAGCAGCATCCTTGTCATTGACGTCAGCTTTAACCAGCTCAATGGAACACTCCTTGAGCTGCCATCTTCAACCCCTGCCCGGCCTCTGCAGGTACTAAATGTCTCAAGCAATTTATTTGCAGGACAGTTTCCATCAACCACATGGAAAGCAATGGAGAATCTTATCACACTCAATGCCAGCAATAACAGCTTTTCTGGACCGATACCAACTGAATTCTGCAACAGCTCGCAATTCTTCACTGTGCTTGACCTTTGTCTCAACAAATTCAATGGCAGCATTCCCCCAGGGCTTGGTGATTGCTCCATGCTGAGAGTGCTCAAGGCCGGCTATAACAACCTCAGTGGAAAACTCCCGGATGAACTCTTTAATGCTACTTCATTGGAATACCTGTCTTTTCCTAACAATCATTTACATGGAGTGCTTGATGACACACACATAATCGACCTCAGAAATCTTGTAACCCTTGATCTTGGAGGGAACAACTTCAGTGGCAAGCTTCCAGATTATATAGGTCAGCTCAAGAAATTGGAGGAGTTCCATTTGGACCGCAACATGATGTCAGGGGAGCTGCCATCTTCTCTGAGCAACTGCACAAATCTCATAACAATTGACCTCAAGAACAACCAGTTCACTGGAGAACTCACCAAGGTCAATTTCTCCAACCTGACCAATTTAAAAACTTTAGATCTTTGGTCAAACAACTTCATCGGTACAGTTCCAGAAAGCATGTACTCATGCAGCAATCTGACTGCACTGCGTCTATCTAACAACAGCTTACATGGGCAGCTCTCATCGAGAATAGGCAATCTGAAGTATCTGTCCTTCTTGTCACTTGGTAAAAACAATTTCACAAACATCACAAATGCACTTCAGATCCTTAAGAGCAGTAAGAAACTTACCACCCTACTTATTGGGCACAACTTCCAGGGAGAAATCCTGCCACAGGATGAAACTATTGGTGGTTTTGAGAATCTTCAGGTTTTGGACATTGAAGGTTGCAACTTTACCGGGAAAATACCCCTATGGATATCAAGGGTCACAAATTTGGAGATGTTACTTTTAAATAGCAACCAGCTCACTGGATCAATACCAGAATGGATCAATTCCTTAAGCAATCTCTTCTTTGTGGATGTGTCAGACAACAGTCTTACAGGAGAAATCCCGTTAACCCTGATGGAGATGCCAATGTTAAAATCAACTGAGAATGCAATTAATTTGGACCCAAGGGTCTTTGAGTTGCCTGTTTATAATGGTCCATCACTTCAATACCGTGTGCTTACATCTTTCCCAACAGTGTTGAATCTAAGCAAGAACAACTTCACGGGTTTGATTCCCCCGGAGATTGGTCAGTTGAAAGTGCTTGCTGTACTTGATTTCAGCTTCAACAAGTTATCTGGACAGATCCCAAGATCGATTTGCAACCTAACAAACTTGCAGGTGCTAGATTTGTCCAGCAACAATCTGACAGGTAGTATCCCAGCTGCATTGAACAGTCTGCACTTCCTTTCAGCATTCAACATTTCAAACAATGACCTAGAAGGGCCAATTCCATCTGGAGGACAATTTCATACATTTGAGAACTCTAGTTTCGATGGGAATCCAAAGCTGTGTGGTTCTATGCTCACTCACAAATGTGGTTCAACCTCAATACCTACATCCTCCACAAAACGAGATAAGGTTGTTTTTGCAATTGCATTTAGCGTGTTGTTTGGAGGCATCACTATTCTTTTGTTGCTGGGGTGTCTCATTGTCTCAGTCAGGATGAAGGGTTTTACAGCAAAAAATAGAAGAGAGAATAATGGAGATGTTGAGGCAACTTCATCCTACTCCAGTTCAGAGCAAATATTAGTGGTGACGTGGTTGCCACAAGGCaagggagaagaaaacaagctaAACTTCACCGACATTTTGAGAGCAACGGACAACTTTGATAAGGAGAACATCATTGGATCTGGAGGTTATGGATTAGTCTACAAGGCAGATCTACCTGATGGATCCAAACTGGCAATCAAAAAGCTCCATGGTGAAATGTGTCTGATGGAAAGGGAGTTCAGTGCAGAGGTTGATGCACTCTCCATGGCACGACATGAAAATCTTGTACCACTGTGGGGTTACTGCATCCAGGGAAACTCAAGGTTCCTCATATATTCCTACATGGAGAATGGCAGCCTGGATGATTGGCTTCATAACAGGGATGACGATGCTACCTCATTTCTTGACTGGCCAATAAGGCTCAAGATCGCACAAGGAGCAAGCATGGGCCTTTCTTATATCCATGATGTTTGCAAGCCTCATATTGTCCACCGTGACATCAAATCCAGTAACATCCTGCTGGACAAAGAATTTAAAGCTTATGTTGCAGATTTTGGACTAGCCAGATTGATCCTTCCTAACAAAACTCACGTCACAACTGAGCTGGTTGGCACTATGGGTTACATTCCTCCTGAGTATGGGCAAGCATGGGTTTCAACGTTGAGAGGTGATATGTACAGTTTCGGAGTAGTCCTGCTTGAGCTGCTCACAGGAAGGCGACCTGTTCCAGTCCTGTCTACATCAAAAGAACTTGTCCCATGGGTTCTACAGATGAGGTCTGAGGGAAAGCAGATTGAGGTCCTGGATCCAAAACTTCAAGGAACAGGGTACGAAGAGCAAATGCTAAAGGTTCTTGAAGCCGCCTGCAAGTGCGTTGACAATGATCAATTCAGGAGGCCAACTATCATGGAAGTAGTCTCCTGCCTGGCCAATATAGAGGGTGATTTGCAGACACAAAAATTGGCCAAGACAGGCTGA